Below is a window of Drosophila miranda strain MSH22 chromosome 3, D.miranda_PacBio2.1, whole genome shotgun sequence DNA.
tctctctctctctctgctccCCTCTCTGTTTGTGTCCCCCTCTACTCCAAGAaacccacccacccactcaCTCCTTCCAgtccagcccagcccagcccagcccctACCCAGAGCACTTCAGCTAAGCCTCGGCTCAGCTGGATCCTAGCCAAGAGAATACGTTTCCGGTACTCCTAGATCAGAACCTTTTTCCGTCTGTCCGCGTGAATCCCTGTAACCAGAGGGATCCCCTAAGGAAGATCCGAGCTAATGAGGATACACAACCTGAGTAACATGAATGATTTCGATTAAGATATGATCTGCTAGTGGATGGGTATCGGGAACGTATCGCAGTCGGCAGCGGACCGACTTCAGTGCCGCACATCATTTGTAATTGTAAATGCTTGAATTAATCCTCAATGTTTTTACCACAGCACGTAGCACCCAAAGCTCAAGCACCTACTTTCTCACCTCTCAATGTCTGCACacccacaaaaacacacacagctACACCTACACTTGTACCACACGATCCTATCTCACTCGTATCTTACTACCTGTTTGCGTTTGCCAGATAACCAACCTACCTCTCAGTTGAAAAATACTATGTATATACTCGTGTGTCTCGACTACAGCTTTTTGATATCTGCAACTATCTGAGTGTTGACTAAAACTATCATATTCTCTGTTCTCGAACATCGCCCATCCTGATCCGATACAGACGCGCGTCCTCCAGCTTTAAGCACAACACATCTTTCGTGGCCCGGCTGCCCACAATTAGGCGACACAAGAGCCAGACCATCCAGACCCCGGGTGCCGATGGCAGCGGCCTGTCCAAGCCCCCGGGCTCGTCTCGTGCCTCCACACGCTACACTCGCACCATTCGGGACATCAATGCATCCGTCGAGAACTTGGGTAAGTTGCAGGCCGAACGATTTCCGACTCCTCTCCGTTTATGTTTCCCATTTCGATTCCATTACAAATTTCTGTTTGCACACAACCCACACTTACCCACACAAtcaatcacacacacacacacacacgcccaGCTTAACAGGATATGGGGATACAGTGCGTTTTGTAGCTATAAGGAACTAATGGATCGATCGCGGATCGATGGCTGAACTAATTTGAAAAGCTCTCCCATTTAATATTCGATAAATGTTATTATATTTACAATACATTTCCTAAGTACGCTCAAGGCCATAAAACGCTCTGTACAGTCCGTGCATGTTGTTCTTTCCAACTCTACTTTTGCAGGGCAAACAATATCAAAAAGAAGGATTTCTTTTGCTATTTACGCTGCCCCCAGCACCCCAAAAGACAAGGAacaccccccctccccccaacCAACCAGTATAAGTAGCCAATAAATGTGGGAGAATTTATAGATATGTCTTTGGTTACATGAACTGAAAGATGGAATGCACTTAACTCGTTTCGATGGACATATTTACTCTATaatttgttggttttttgttaTCGTCATGCATGCAATGCTCTGCCATCAATTTCAATTCAAGAAGTGCCCAATCAATTAGCCCTGAatcaaacaataaacaataaataGTAGTTTCAGCCAGACTGTATGTATTATTGATATTGATTTGCCGATTCCAGAAGCGTGTTCATGAGTAAATATGTTAGTTATGAATTAATTGTCTTTACAAATAACGTAATTATTTGAAAACTTATTCGAGCTGTCTTTAGTTTTCGGTCATCTGTTGGCCCCAAATGCCATACTAATTCTTGGACTGGGATTTAATCTATGTGACCAACAGAATTATCTTCTCAGACCCCACAAATATCAATCAATATGCCTTTAGGGAGTATGAAAAGAGATAAGACTAGGACTAGCTTCAGTGGATTTGTGCGAAAGGAAACCAAAGTTACAGCTAGACCAAGTGCAAAGTCATGACCTCATAAACCAGAATCAAATCAAGTCAAACGTAACTCCTAAGTTGACCAACAAACAATTGATAGAAACTAAAACACAGAATaataaaacacaaaaaagaaaactgCATCCACTCAAAAAAGAAGAGGGAAGAAGTAGTTCCACTGCTATAGAAGGTAGAGCCGATTTTTCCCCACTTGTAACAACAATTATGATTTAAGTATATTTCGTAGCCAAGGCCCCCACCCCATAGAGCGTGTCTGTACCGTGTCTTTTGAACCCAAGTTTTACTGACACATactatactcgtactcgtagtccACCTTCAGTTATAGTTACAATTACAGCCTCCTCCGAGATATATTGTATACATACTCGCATACCTAGTGTGCGGAATGAAAGTTTAACCTTTGATTTGAAATTTTGCAGAGGTAGTACAGAATGGCAAATCCATGAATCCAAGTTTCAGCGAAGATTCTGTGGCTGAGACCACTTgtttaaaaaatattaaaaattcaGACGGTAAGTCTACAAGGTCCTCTCCCCCAGGTCCTACAATACGAATGTcgagagagaaaaaaacaaaaaaaaaaaactcaaaacttaaacaaattttttttgtatcaCATTTTATTATATTGAGTGTTGTGGTTGTGTCAATGTTGTGACTTGCATCCCAGAGATAAGACTGATTGAAATTTTAATTGATGTTGTTTGTTGGTTACATAACATTCCCGACACCCGACACACGACACCCGACACCCCCATCACTAGACGCCCGACTCCACGAATCCACGACTCACCGACTAACTGTGGCTCCACTAACCCTGGGACAGAGGGATCGccatcgacatcgacaggaACTAATTCCGCTCTCTAACTCACTTAGCCCAGCCCAGTGGCCAGCTGGCCAACTGCAAGCTCAGCTCCAGTGCTGGCGCTCTGGCCGAGTTCTCCCACCAGGCGTCATCGGTCGAGGAGGGTCCGGGCCAGGCCAAAAGCGAGTCTGCCTCTAGAAATCTGACCATTCCCGTGGTGCTGTTTGGCTTTCTGCATGGCAGCTTATTCGGCTCATCGCTTTCGCTGCGCAATACCCGGGTGGCCCCCACAAACCCTGCGGACCTGGAGGCCGGCCAAGATGACCCCAATACGGATAACTTTGAGAGGAACAGCACGATGACGCTGCCAGTGCCCACCCAGCGCCGCAGTGCCAGTCCGAGTCCGAGCTCGGGAAGTGGTCGGACGGGTCGATTCTTTGCAGCCGCATCGCAGTTCCTGGAGACAGGATTCTCGCACAGAtcggctgctgctgatggtggGCCGAACGGGTCCTTCGGTGTGGCAAGTGCGTGCGAAGCATCTCTCTCCCGCTCTGGGAGGATCTCCTACCCTCTGCTATGCTGTGATGCTAGGGATGCATGCCGTCCACCTGTGTAGAGTGCCCCGCTTTGATTTGTAGCCTTAGTTAGTCCCAGTCCAGCCGCACTCCATGCTCCCCCCACACACATCCCATCTGCCACCAGACACAAGACACAGGACACACGACACCACAACGCTTGCTTCAGAACTGGGCTGGAGAATATTCCAGCCATCTACAGGCATCTCCGACTAACTCCTACTAACTaagctctcgctctcgctctctctctctctatctatctctctATCTCTTGTTGACATTAAtcatataatatatatataattatcaaTATCCTATCCGTATTTACTAATTGCTCCATATATGTGTGTAACGGTACTTTTTGTATGTGTTGTTGTATATTTGGGTTGACGTTGACTTGCTTAAATGTatccaaaaccaaaaaaaaaaaaaaaaaaacaccaataaccaaaccaaaccaaaaccaacCAAGCGAAGCTAGCAACCAAAACCTAACGCACAAGTCAATCTCTCTGATTCACAAATTGCCCTTAGATGAGGAAGATGAGCCGCGCTGCACGCAGCTAACCAATAGACACAAGACGGCCATTCGGTTCATTCGCAAGGTGAGTACGTGGTGGGACACGGATACGGACACGGGGCACCACTCACCACTGGAAGGGATCGAGTCGGATATGCAACTGAGAGAGATTTTTATTGCAGCTCAAGTACTTTGTGGCACGGCGCAAGTTCAAGGAGGCCTTGAAGCCGTACGATGTCAAGGATGTCATGGAGCAGTACGCAGCTGGTGAGCACAAAAGCCCTCCCCTGTTCTGCTCCCCTAAATAGTAACCTTCAGGCTATGAGATATAACTCTAAGACTAGCAATCACAGACTAGCTTCAAAACTTTATACCTCTCTTTGCTCCTTCTAGGCCACGTGGACCTGTTGGGTCGCGTTAAGATGCTTCATTTGCGGTGAGTCTGCCAAATAAACGTGGAATGAACATCCATTTCCCTACCATTTACTGACTCACGTTCATTCCACAGTTTGGATCAAATCCTGGGCAAACAAGGCTCCAAGGCCAAGGACGTCTATGCATCTAAAATAAGTTTAGCCTCCCGTGTGGTTAAAGTCGAGCGACAGGTGAGGTGGCCCCACAATGATTGACCAGCCCAACAGAGCTAGACTGTAATTATTGTTGCTTGGATAGGTCGCTGACATAGAAGAGAAGCTGGACGTGCTGATCAAAGCCTACATGGAGGATCGTGATAGATTCTTGGCCCTACCCCTCCCAGCAAAGCCCAGCAAAATACATTCCATTAGCCCTAGCCACAATCCCCTGCACCACACTCACAACCTGTCGATGATCGATGTTTGGAAGCGCACCGCGGCACTGAGTGTGCATCCAGAGCACACACCGACCGCCACTTCGGCCACATCCACGGATGGCACAGAGCTGAGGGCGCTCACCTCCACGCAGACAATCACAACGACAACCGATGTGATCGCCACGCAAACCCCGATGCCGCCTCACACGCAGCATACATCGACCAATACCAAGGTAGAGCTGAGACTGAGTCCCTCCAAACGATCTCATAattgtatatgtatatccTTTGTAGTCTTCCGTGCTTAACTCATATCAGCTGGGGTCtgagaagcagcagcacaatGATGTTTTTATGACTGAATTAGATAATAGGACCAAGAAACGTGTTACGTTAAGGTTGGTTCCGCCATTCCCATAAGCAAATATACGAATAAGAACTATCCCATGTATTGCAGCCTGCATAGATCCACATCGGAGCCGTATAGCAAGCAGGAACAGCGCATTAGTATACCAGACGAGGGAGCACAATCCCTGGAGTGCGCTGCAAAGGCAACGCCGCCAGATAGTTCAagtaattaaatcaaattcAGTCGAAATATATATGTAGACTTTGTGCCTGCCTTTGAAATGTTCCCAAAATTCGTACTGCTTTAAATGCACTGCGGAACCGAATTAGAAGTTGAGGTTCTGAATATTTAAGTACGTATATCTCCCCACATCATACAGTTATCCTTATCGACGAGTATGAGGACTTCGAAGAGGAAGATCTGAACTGCGAGGGCGAAATGGAACATTTCCCATCGTGGGAGATCGACAGCGACATTGGGGTCGacgtggatgtggatgctgaCGGCGACGGTGACTGTGATGAGTCCACTGAGGACACGGCCCTGCTGCACTGTGCCACGCGCACCGCCATTGTTATTACACCAATTAGCCCAGTAAGTCACATTCAATTTCTGTCGTCCATTTGTGAATGAAACTCTTCGATTTTACATATAGGTAAGCTCCGCACACAATCTTCAACAGTTAAATGACCAAACTACAACGCTTAATAAATCAAATTTGCTTCCGCCAGACTCTGGCTAGTTAATTGCATTGGAATTAGCCTAAATGTACGTGTAGCTATTACATTATCATTAGAATTGTATTATGTACTATggaatacatatttatgtcATTTTCTGACATCTCTGTGTTCAAATTATGGATAGCAAATGAACGGAAATCAAATTAAATATATCTGCTTTAGCAAAGAAATGGCTAATCATCCGAACGGAGTTTTCTTCCATGTTTTCTGTTTGAGCTACGGTTCGGCTTCGGTTCCCCCTCTGCCTCATCCTCGGCAAATTCTAGGGCACATTCTTCATCCTCCTGCTCCATATACTCCTCTTCCTCATGCtcttcttcctcctcctcctcctccgctgTAACGGTATAATCAACGTCTTTCATCGTGTCCATGTCAACAGCAGAATCGTCTATGAACTCAACTTTTTTATCTTTCAAAATACCAAAGCAACGTTTCTTCGCTGCCGGCGGCCTGGCGATGGCATACGCCTCGTCCTCGAGCACATCGTCGGCTACTAAAGTGGAGTTGTGGACCTTGCGCAAATGCACGTTCAGCTGGGAAATGGTGGTAAACGAACGGCCGCAGCCGTCGTCAATGTAGTTACGGCACACATGCTTGGAGGCGTGCACACGTTGTATGTGGTTGGTGAGTCCCTGGCGTCGACCAAAGTGCTTGTCGCACATCTTGCAGTCGAAGGCGAATCGCTTAAAGTGCTGGCCCAGGGTATGAACAGACAGTGACTTTTTGTTCCTGGTGGTGAAGCTGCACTGCTCGCAACTGTACGACTGGGAATGGAGCTACAGGGGGATACCATACATCGGTTGGAGATCGAATTAGTAATGCTACAGTACATACCTTCTTGTGAGCCTCCATCTCGCTCTTGTGGTAGAATCCTTTCTCGCACACACTGCAGGTGTAGCGCTTTTTGTTTGAGTGCACCACATTCACGTGGGTGTCGTAGTTACGCCTGTTCTTGACAATCTTGAAGCACTGCGGACACTCGATGGGCTCGTGCCAGTAAGCAAAGTGTTTATCCAGGGCATCCTTGCTCTTGTACGAGGCTTTGCAAATTGAACAGACCACATTGTCTAAGAAGAAACGTCGTGAAGATAGTCGGGAATTAGATTAGGCGTATTGTGCGCTCACCATTATTGTGGCTCCGGGCGACATGGACGGATAAGGACATTTTCGATCGGCATAGCTTAAGACAGAATTGGCATTGCCATTCCTGCAGCGGCTTGGCCGATTGCTCCTGCCGCTCCTTAGACTCATCGTGAGTGCGTCGCTTGTGCGTGTAGAGTGAGTTCCAGTTCGCATATGCCGCCGAGCAGTCCTGAAAGGGAAGATTCATTCAAGCCACAGATTTTACGGCTGTCTGGCGTGCCATGTCACCTTCTGGTCGCACATGAAGAAGGTGCAAATGTCCAGCTTCCGATGAGCAACATCTACACGCAGTTGTTGATAGTTGCGCCAATGGTGACGATACAATTTCATGTCGGTAAAATCCTTTCCGCAAGGCTGACACGAAAAAACGCCATTGTCGTGCACACCAGTCTCGCGATGGGACTGTAAGTCTGACTTCTGCTTAAAGTACGTGGTGCAGTATTCACAGACATAGGCATCGCGTAGCAGTTCCACGTACCTCTCCGCCCCAAAGCAGGCAGAGCCCTTGGTCCCAAAGTGGGCGTCCATTTTCTCCTGATTCTCGCTCAGTTGGCCACAACTCCCGCAGACATGAACGGAACGTTCGATAATCAAATGGGACTTCATGTGGACGTTGTACGTGGCCTCAGAGGCAAACTCACGGGAGCAGAGCTCACAGCTGATGACGTTGCCATGCATTGATCTCTGAAAAGTTTACCCTGATAAGTTCAGCTATATTACTAGAATATCTCGACGCAAATTCTTACTGTGTGGCTGTTCAGTTTGCCACGTGTCTCGAAGGTAGCCAGGCATTCGCCGCAGGTGTAGGTGGCGTTGCCCACAGTCGCGTGCGACGTGTTGTGCTCTGCGAAGACAGCGGGATCCCGGAACGTGCGATCGCAACTGAAAGCGGAGGAGAAGTCAGTATGTGGAAATGGTGCAGTCGAACCTGAGAGAACGTTACTAACAGATCACAGAAGAGAGTGCCCTCTGGCTCGTGGGAATAATGCAAATGCTGGAAGAGCTCGTCGATGTTGGTGTTCTCATAGCCACAGACAAAGCACGCGCGCGGTCGGTGCTTCTCCAAATGGAATTGATTGTGAAAATTGAAGCTGCATGGAAAAAGAAGAGGACATATCATGATCATATCATACATCATTAGAAATCAAAGCATACCGCTTCCAGGAGGGAAACTCCAGGGCGcacatttcgcaaaacaaGCGAACGCCCCGTTTCTTCTTGATGATATGCGCACACGAATGTTTATTGTATTGTAAAATATTTGAGAAAGTCATCTTGCATTCCGGACAGCTGCCGTAAATGGCaatactaaaagagggagggttCCATAAGTTATCACAGCGACCTCATAAAACAAACTTTCTTACTCAGCCACAGGCGCATGTAGAACCACCAAATGCATGGCTAGAAGTTTGCGTCCTTTTAGCTCTAAGCTGCAGCCCTCGATTGGGCACCGAAAGACATCCGACCGGGACTTGTGCAGCCTCAGCATGTGCTCCAGCAGGTTCTCGTAGCTAGTGGACTTTAATGTGCAATGTTGGCAGACAGTGCTCCAGTTGAACTTTAGCTTCTCAAAGCTGGTCCTCACTACCGTGGCCAAGTACTCGTATAAGTCGTCAATGTCATCCTCTGTAATGGCATAAAACAGCACAATGAATGGTGGTATGGTTAACCCATTTGCAGATTCCGATTCAACGTACTTTCTTTGATCTCGACAAAGTTAAAGAGGACTATATTGCTGGCCTCGCTCTCCTCGTTGTCTCcctcgctctggctctccgTTTTCTGCCTTTTTAGTCTGGATGGACGGATGTCTGGCTTGGTATTTACCTCCTCTTCAATTGAAATATCTAAAAACCAAAGTTCTTTTAGGACAAAATTCATAAGCCAATAGTTTCTACGCACCTTCATGCTCGTATATGATATTCATTCCATCTAGCTCTTCTTCTTCAGTCACCTCAGCTTCAGCCTCAGCATCCGCTTCCTTCTCTGGCACTGCAATTGTTGTTTGGAGAGAGTCTGCCTCATCTTCCACGCCCGGCTCGTCCTCGTTTAGAATATTGAGAATGAGGGCACTAATCTGCTCCTGGTCTGCCTC
It encodes the following:
- the LOC108158995 gene encoding potassium voltage-gated channel subfamily KQT member 1 isoform X12, encoding MDPDNDIYAFYDIRGYKGKCRPGGPNSERNLQPRMSLLGKPLNYNRGSRRDVRYRRLQSRLYNFLERPRGLHAIFYHVMVFLMVFTCLALSVFSTIKEYEDDAVYILFRMEILVVIWFTMEFGARLWSSGCRSRYQGCLGRLKFIKRPFCIIDIVTILASIVVLGMGTSGQVFATSALRGLRFFQILRMVRMDRRGGTWKLLGSVVYAHRQELITTMYIGFLGLIFASFLVYMWEKDVNDKFSNFAQALWWGVITLCTVGYGDMVPITWQGKLIASCCALLGISFFALPAGILGSGFALKVQQQQRQKHMIRRRQPAATLIQAVWRCYASDEHSVSVATWKIHQVALPSPPASSENWERLLKNISEYRRASSSFKHNTSFVARLPTIRRHKSQTIQTPGADGSGLSKPPGSSRASTRYTRTIRDINASVENLDEEDEPRCTQLTNRHKTAIRFIRKLKYFVARRKFKEALKPYDVKDVMEQYAAGHVDLLGRVKMLHLRLDQILGKQGSKAKDVYASKISLASRVVKVERQVADIEEKLDVLIKAYMEDRDRFLALPLPAKPSKIHSISPSHNPLHHTHNLSMIDVWKRTAALSVHPEHTPTATSATSTDGTELRALTSTQTITTTTDVIATQTPMPPHTQHTSTNTKSSVLNSYQLGSEKQQHNDVFMTELDNRTKKRVTLSLHRSTSEPYSKQEQRISIPDEGAQSLECAAKATPPDSSIILIDEYEDFEEEDLNCEGEMEHFPSWEIDSDIGVDVDVDADGDGDCDESTEDTALLHCATRTAIVITPISPVSSAHNLQQLNDQTTTLNKSNLLPPDSG
- the LOC108158995 gene encoding potassium voltage-gated channel subfamily KQT member 4 isoform X11, which translates into the protein MDPDNDIYAFYDIRGYKGKCRPGGPNSERNLQPRMSLLGKPLNYNRGSRRDVRYRRLQSRLYNFLERPRGLHAIFYHVMVFLMVFTCLALSVFSTIKEYEDDAVYILFRMEILVVIWFTMEFGARLWSSGCRSRYQGCLGRLKFIKRPFCIIDIVTILASIVVLGMGTSGQVFATSALRGLRFFQILRMVRMDRRGGTWKLLGSVVYAHRQELITTMYIGFLGLIFASFLVYMWEKDVNDKFSNFAQALWWGVITLCTVGYGDMVPITWQGKLIASCCALLGISFFALPAGILGSGFALKVQQQQRQKHMIRRRQPAATLIQAVWRCYASDEHSVSVATWKIHQVALPSPPASRASSSFKHNTSFVARLPTIRRHKSQTIQTPGADGSGLSKPPGSSRASTRYTRTIRDINASVENLASNQNLTHKSISLIHKLPLDEEDEPRCTQLTNRHKTAIRFIRKLKYFVARRKFKEALKPYDVKDVMEQYAAGHVDLLGRVKMLHLRLDQILGKQGSKAKDVYASKISLASRVVKVERQVADIEEKLDVLIKAYMEDRDRFLALPLPAKPSKIHSISPSHNPLHHTHNLSMIDVWKRTAALSVHPEHTPTATSATSTDGTELRALTSTQTITTTTDVIATQTPMPPHTQHTSTNTKSSVLNSYQLGSEKQQHNDVFMTELDNRTKKRVTLSLHRSTSEPYSKQEQRISIPDEGAQSLECAAKATPPDSSIILIDEYEDFEEEDLNCEGEMEHFPSWEIDSDIGVDVDVDADGDGDCDESTEDTALLHCATRTAIVITPISPVSSAHNLQQLNDQTTTLNKSNLLPPDSG
- the LOC108158995 gene encoding potassium voltage-gated channel subfamily KQT member 4 isoform X13 is translated as MDPDNDIYAFYDIRGYKGKCRPGGPNSERNLQPRMSLLGKPLNYNRGSRRDVRYRRLQSRLYNFLERPRGLHAIFYHVMVFLMVFTCLALSVFSTIKEYEDDAVYILFRMEILVVIWFTMEFGARLWSSGCRSRYQGCLGRLKFIKRPFCIIDIVTILASIVVLGMGTSGQVFATSALRGLRFFQILRMVRMDRRGGTWKLLGSVVYAHRQELITTMYIGFLGLIFASFLVYMWEKDVNDKFSNFAQALWWGVITLCTVGYGDMVPITWQGKLIASCCALLGISFFALPAGILGSGFALKVQQQQRQKHMIRRRQPAATLIQAVWRCYASDEHSVSVATWKIHQVALPSPPASRASSSFKHNTSFVARLPTIRRHKSQTIQTPGADGSGLSKPPGSSRASTRYTRTIRDINASVENLDEEDEPRCTQLTNRHKTAIRFIRKLKYFVARRKFKEALKPYDVKDVMEQYAAGHVDLLGRVKMLHLRLDQILGKQGSKAKDVYASKISLASRVVKVERQVADIEEKLDVLIKAYMEDRDRFLALPLPAKPSKIHSISPSHNPLHHTHNLSMIDVWKRTAALSVHPEHTPTATSATSTDGTELRALTSTQTITTTTDVIATQTPMPPHTQHTSTNTKSSVLNSYQLGSEKQQHNDVFMTELDNRTKKRVTLSLHRSTSEPYSKQEQRISIPDEGAQSLECAAKATPPDSSIILIDEYEDFEEEDLNCEGEMEHFPSWEIDSDIGVDVDVDADGDGDCDESTEDTALLHCATRTAIVITPISPVSSAHNLQQLNDQTTTLNKSNLLPPDSG
- the LOC108158995 gene encoding potassium voltage-gated channel subfamily KQT member 4 isoform X5 produces the protein MSLLGKPLNYNRGSRRDVRYRRLQSRLYNFLERPRGLHAIFYHVMVFLMVFTCLALSVFSTIKEYEDDAVYILFRMEILVVIWFTMEFGARLWSSGCRSRYQGCLGRLKFIKRPFCIIDIVTILASIVVLGMGTSGQVFATSALRGLRFFQILRMVRMDRRGGTWKLLGSVVYAHRQELITTMYIGFLGLIFASFLVYMWEKDVNDKFSNFAQALWWGVITLCTVGYGDMVPITWQGKLIASCCALLGISFFALPAGILGSGFALKVQQQQRQKHMIRRRQPAATLIQAVWRCYASDEHSVSVATWKIHQVALPSPPASSENWERLLKNISEYRRASSSFKHNTSFVARLPTIRRHKSQTIQTPGADGSGLSKPPGSSRASTRYTRTIRDINASVENLAQPSGQLANCKLSSSAGALAEFSHQASSVEEGPGQAKSESASRNLTIPVVLFGFLHGSLFGSSLSLRNTRVAPTNPADLEAGQDDPNTDNFERNSTMTLPVPTQRRSASPSPSSGSGRTGRFFAAASQFLETGFSHRSAAADGGPNGSFGVANEEDEPRCTQLTNRHKTAIRFIRKLKYFVARRKFKEALKPYDVKDVMEQYAAGHVDLLGRVKMLHLRLDQILGKQGSKAKDVYASKISLASRVVKVERQVADIEEKLDVLIKAYMEDRDRFLALPLPAKPSKIHSISPSHNPLHHTHNLSMIDVWKRTAALSVHPEHTPTATSATSTDGTELRALTSTQTITTTTDVIATQTPMPPHTQHTSTNTKSSVLNSYQLGSEKQQHNDVFMTELDNRTKKRVTLSLHRSTSEPYSKQEQRISIPDEGAQSLECAAKATPPDSSIILIDEYEDFEEEDLNCEGEMEHFPSWEIDSDIGVDVDVDADGDGDCDESTEDTALLHCATRTAIVITPISPVSSAHNLQQLNDQTTTLNKSNLLPPDSG
- the LOC108158995 gene encoding potassium voltage-gated channel subfamily KQT member 4 isoform X1; protein product: MDPDNDIYAFYDIRGYKGKCRPGGPNSERNLQPRMSLLGKPLNYNRGSRRDVRYRRLQSRLYNFLERPRGLHAIFYHVMVFLMVFTCLALSVFSTIKEYEDDAVYILFRMEILVVIWFTMEFGARLWSSGCRSRYQGCLGRLKFIKRPFCIIDIVTILASIVVLGMGTSGQVFATSALRGLRFFQILRMVRMDRRGGTWKLLGSVVYAHRQELITTMYIGFLGLIFASFLVYMWEKDVNDKFSNFAQALWWGVITLCTVGYGDMVPITWQGKLIASCCALLGISFFALPAGILGSGFALKVQQQQRQKHMIRRRQPAATLIQAVWRCYASDEHSVSVATWKIHQVALPSPPASSENWERLLKNISEYRRASSSFKHNTSFVARLPTIRRHKSQTIQTPGADGSGLSKPPGSSRASTRYTRTIRDINASVENLAQPSGQLANCKLSSSAGALAEFSHQASSVEEGPGQAKSESASRNLTIPVVLFGFLHGSLFGSSLSLRNTRVAPTNPADLEAGQDDPNTDNFERNSTMTLPVPTQRRSASPSPSSGSGRTGRFFAAASQFLETGFSHRSAAADGGPNGSFGVANEEDEPRCTQLTNRHKTAIRFIRKLKYFVARRKFKEALKPYDVKDVMEQYAAGHVDLLGRVKMLHLRLDQILGKQGSKAKDVYASKISLASRVVKVERQVADIEEKLDVLIKAYMEDRDRFLALPLPAKPSKIHSISPSHNPLHHTHNLSMIDVWKRTAALSVHPEHTPTATSATSTDGTELRALTSTQTITTTTDVIATQTPMPPHTQHTSTNTKSSVLNSYQLGSEKQQHNDVFMTELDNRTKKRVTLSLHRSTSEPYSKQEQRISIPDEGAQSLECAAKATPPDSSIILIDEYEDFEEEDLNCEGEMEHFPSWEIDSDIGVDVDVDADGDGDCDESTEDTALLHCATRTAIVITPISPVSSAHNLQQLNDQTTTLNKSNLLPPDSG
- the LOC108158995 gene encoding potassium voltage-gated channel subfamily KQT member 1 isoform X10 codes for the protein MDPDNDIYAFYDIRGYKGKCRPGGPNSERNLQPRMSLLGKPLNYNRGSRRDVRYRRLQSRLYNFLERPRGLHAIFYHVMVFLMVFTCLALSVFSTIKEYEDDAVYILFRMEILVVIWFTMEFGARLWSSGCRSRYQGCLGRLKFIKRPFCIIDIVTILASIVVLGMGTSGQVFATSALRGLRFFQILRMVRMDRRGGTWKLLGSVVYAHRQELITTMYIGFLGLIFASFLVYMWEKDVNDKFSNFAQALWWGVITLCTVGYGDMVPITWQGKLIASCCALLGISFFALPAGILGSGFALKVQQQQRQKHMIRRRQPAATLIQAVWRCYASDEHSVSVATWKIHQVALPSPPASRASSSFKHNTSFVARLPTIRRHKSQTIQTPGADGSGLSKPPGSSRASTRYTRTIRDINASVENLEVVQNGKSMNPSFSEDSVAETTCLKNIKNSDDEEDEPRCTQLTNRHKTAIRFIRKLKYFVARRKFKEALKPYDVKDVMEQYAAGHVDLLGRVKMLHLRLDQILGKQGSKAKDVYASKISLASRVVKVERQVADIEEKLDVLIKAYMEDRDRFLALPLPAKPSKIHSISPSHNPLHHTHNLSMIDVWKRTAALSVHPEHTPTATSATSTDGTELRALTSTQTITTTTDVIATQTPMPPHTQHTSTNTKSSVLNSYQLGSEKQQHNDVFMTELDNRTKKRVTLSLHRSTSEPYSKQEQRISIPDEGAQSLECAAKATPPDSSIILIDEYEDFEEEDLNCEGEMEHFPSWEIDSDIGVDVDVDADGDGDCDESTEDTALLHCATRTAIVITPISPVSSAHNLQQLNDQTTTLNKSNLLPPDSG